A segment of the Chrysiogenia bacterium genome:
AGTGGAGCTGGCGCGAAGATGGGAGCGACGACTGGCGGGCAAGTCCGGACATGTCGCGCTGGTGGAGCATGTCGGGTGTCGGCACGCACATGCTCGATCAGATCCTTTGGTTTCTCTCGCCGGGTTGCGGCGAGGTGGTCGAAGTCGCCAGCGTGCTGTCGCGGGAGAGGTGGGGCGGACCACACGACGAGACAGCGGTCGTCGCGCTGCGTTTCGAATCGGGCGCCACGGCCGAGTTCTGCTCCTCGGTTCTGATCGATGCCCCCTCGCGCTTCGAACTCTACGGCAGCGAAGGCTGGGTCGTGGGACGCGACGTGGTGAGCGAGGGTGGCGCCGGCTCGGTGGAGAGCCGCCATGGAGCGATGGCCTTCGAGCCTGCGGACCCCTACCTTGGGGAGATCGACGATTTCGCGAGGGCCGTCCGAGACGGGCGCCCGCCCGAGGTTGACGGTCACATGGGCCGGCGAAACTGCGCGCTGATGCTGCGCGCCATCGGCTGACACCAGGCAACGCGGAGGCTCCTCATGCTGTTTCGTTGCGCCCGACATGCTCCTGAGCAGGGCCATGGCCATGGAAGGGCTTCCGCAAAGGGCGCGAGAAACAGGCGCATCGATATCCACTGCCATGTCTATGTCGCCGAGGTCGAGGCGCTCCTGCCCGACGACGACGATGGGGCGCAGGATGCCATCGGGAGCCTGACCGATCGCATCAATGCCGAGCAGCACCGCCTGACACTGCCGGCGCTCACCGATCCCGAGGTGCGGCTGGCCGACATGGAGCGGCAGGGGATCGATATCCAGGTGCTTTCGCCCGCGCCGTTCCAGTATGGCTATCACCTTCCCCCGGAAACCGGACGCGAAGTCGCGCGTACGATCAATGAGCGTATTGCGACGCTTGCCGAGGGCCATCCAAGCCGCTTCACCGCGTTGGGCACCGTGCCTCTGCAGGAGCCCGGCATGGCCGTGGCCGAACTCGAGCGCTGCGTCACCGAACTGGGCATGAAGGGGATCGAGATCGATACCCGCGTCAACGGCCGCGATCTGACGCGGGTGGGGCTTGAGCGCCTGTTTGCCCGGGCCGAAGAGCTCGGCGCCGTGCTCTTCATGCATCCCATCGGCACCAGCATCGCCCAGCGCATGGACGACCACTACTTTCCCAACCTCCTGGGCCATCCGATGGAGTCCGCATTGGCTCTTGGCCATCTTGTCTTCGACGGCTGGCTTGCACGACATCCCGACCTCAAGCTTGTGGTCGCCCATGGTGGCGGGTTCCTTCCCGCCTATTGGGGTCGTCTGGATCATGCCTGGAGGACACGCGCCGACTGTCGTCAGAACATCGACCGGGAGCCTTCGCACTATCTCCGGCGGGTTCACGTCGATACGGTCGTTTTCGACGCGCTGGAGCTCAGGCATCTGATCGAGGCATGGGGGCCTGAACGCGTGCTTCTGGGGACGGACTATCCGTTCGACATGGGGGAACCAGACCCCGTTGGCCTTCTTGGTCGGGTCGATGGACTTACCGCGTCAGCCCGTGCCCTGATCGAGTGCGGCAACGCCGCCCGTCTGCTCGGAATGCCACAAGCGGTGACCTGAGCCTTGCTGGTGTCTCAAGGCGATATGAACGGAATTCCTCCCTGCCTAGGCAGGACAAGGGGAACCGGAAGCAGTCAGGCAGAATTCAG
Coding sequences within it:
- a CDS encoding amidohydrolase, whose amino-acid sequence is MLFRCARHAPEQGHGHGRASAKGARNRRIDIHCHVYVAEVEALLPDDDDGAQDAIGSLTDRINAEQHRLTLPALTDPEVRLADMERQGIDIQVLSPAPFQYGYHLPPETGREVARTINERIATLAEGHPSRFTALGTVPLQEPGMAVAELERCVTELGMKGIEIDTRVNGRDLTRVGLERLFARAEELGAVLFMHPIGTSIAQRMDDHYFPNLLGHPMESALALGHLVFDGWLARHPDLKLVVAHGGGFLPAYWGRLDHAWRTRADCRQNIDREPSHYLRRVHVDTVVFDALELRHLIEAWGPERVLLGTDYPFDMGEPDPVGLLGRVDGLTASARALIECGNAARLLGMPQAVT